Proteins encoded within one genomic window of Citrobacter amalonaticus Y19:
- the xapA gene encoding xanthosine phosphorylase yields MTDSHFSQNPWYSADIIRGYKPDFTPRVAFILGSGLGALAEQIEDAVAISYETLPGFPVSTVHGHAGELVLGHLAGVPVACMKGRGHFYEGRGMTVMTDAIRTMKLLGCELLFCTNAAGSLRPEVGPGSLVALSDHINTMPGTPMVGPNDDRFGERFFSLANAYDADYRAVLQTVAADEGFALSEGVFVSYPGPNFETAAEIRMMQIIGGDVVGMSVVPEVITARHCGLKVVAVSAITNLAEGLGDVKLSHAQTLAAAELSRQNFIDLICGFLRKLA; encoded by the coding sequence ATGACCGACTCCCACTTTTCCCAGAATCCCTGGTACAGCGCTGATATTATTCGCGGCTACAAACCTGACTTCACGCCGCGCGTCGCCTTTATCCTTGGATCGGGTTTAGGCGCGCTGGCTGAGCAGATAGAAGACGCAGTGGCGATTTCCTACGAGACGCTGCCGGGCTTCCCGGTGAGTACCGTTCACGGGCATGCGGGCGAGTTAGTGCTCGGTCATCTGGCCGGGGTTCCTGTTGCCTGTATGAAAGGGCGCGGGCACTTCTATGAAGGACGCGGCATGACCGTCATGACCGACGCCATTCGCACGATGAAGCTGCTGGGTTGCGAACTGTTGTTCTGCACTAACGCGGCGGGCTCTTTACGTCCGGAAGTGGGGCCAGGGAGCCTGGTGGCACTGAGCGACCATATTAACACCATGCCGGGGACGCCAATGGTTGGGCCGAACGACGACCGCTTTGGCGAGCGTTTCTTCTCGCTGGCCAATGCCTACGACGCCGATTATCGCGCGGTTTTGCAGACCGTCGCGGCCGACGAGGGTTTCGCGCTGAGCGAAGGGGTGTTTGTTTCCTATCCGGGACCCAACTTTGAGACAGCAGCAGAGATCCGCATGATGCAGATCATCGGCGGCGATGTGGTGGGGATGTCGGTGGTGCCTGAAGTCATCACCGCCCGCCATTGCGGACTGAAAGTGGTTGCCGTGTCGGCGATCACCAATCTGGCGGAAGGCCTGGGCGATGTGAAACTCTCGCACGCGCAAACCCTGGCGGCGGCTGAACTTTCACGACAGAACTTTATCGACCTGATTTGCGGGTTCCTGCGCAAACTGGCCTGA
- a CDS encoding nucleoside permease, whose amino-acid sequence MGIASRLKIMSFMQYFIWGSWLVTLGSYMINTLHFTGANVGMVYSSKGLAAIIMPGIMGIIADKWLRAERAYMLCHLICAGVLLYATTVTDPDTMFWVMLINAMAFMPTISLSNSVSYSCLAQAGQDPVTAFPPVRVFGTIGFIVAMWTVSLMGLELSSAQLYIASGASLLLAIYALTLPKIPVAEKKASASLASKLGLDAFVLFKNPRMAIFFLFAMMLGAVLQITNVFGNPFLHDFARDPQFADSFVVKYPSILLSVSQMAEVGFILTIPFFLKRFGIKTVMLMSMLAWTLRFGFFAFGDPSPLGFVLLLMSMIVYGCAFDFFNISGSVFVEQEVESRIRASAQGLFMTMVNGVGAWVGSILSGMAVDYFSVDGVKDWQTIWLVFAAYALALAVIFALFFKYKHEPEKLTQHSLAR is encoded by the coding sequence ATGGGTATTGCGTCCCGATTAAAGATCATGTCGTTTATGCAATATTTTATCTGGGGAAGTTGGCTGGTGACCCTGGGCTCATACATGATCAACACCCTTCATTTTACCGGTGCCAATGTTGGCATGGTGTACAGCTCAAAAGGGTTGGCGGCGATTATTATGCCCGGCATCATGGGCATTATTGCTGACAAATGGCTGCGCGCAGAGCGCGCTTATATGCTCTGTCATCTGATCTGCGCGGGCGTGTTGCTCTACGCGACCACGGTGACCGACCCGGACACGATGTTCTGGGTGATGTTGATCAACGCCATGGCCTTCATGCCGACCATTTCTCTTTCTAACAGCGTCTCGTACTCCTGTCTGGCGCAGGCAGGGCAGGATCCGGTAACGGCATTTCCTCCTGTCCGCGTTTTCGGCACGATTGGCTTTATCGTTGCAATGTGGACCGTCAGTCTGATGGGACTGGAGCTGAGCAGCGCGCAGCTGTACATTGCGTCCGGTGCATCACTGCTGCTGGCTATCTATGCGCTCACGCTGCCAAAAATACCGGTGGCCGAGAAGAAAGCGAGCGCGTCGCTCGCCAGTAAGCTGGGGCTGGATGCGTTCGTGTTGTTTAAAAATCCGCGGATGGCGATCTTCTTCCTGTTTGCGATGATGCTGGGTGCCGTACTGCAAATTACCAACGTTTTCGGTAATCCCTTCCTACACGACTTTGCCCGCGATCCGCAATTTGCCGACAGCTTTGTGGTGAAATACCCGTCCATCTTACTGTCCGTCTCGCAGATGGCGGAAGTGGGCTTTATTCTGACCATCCCGTTCTTCCTTAAACGTTTTGGCATCAAAACGGTCATGCTGATGAGCATGCTGGCGTGGACATTGCGCTTTGGTTTCTTTGCCTTTGGCGACCCGTCACCGCTCGGTTTTGTCCTGTTGCTGATGTCGATGATTGTTTACGGTTGTGCCTTCGACTTCTTCAACATTTCTGGCTCCGTCTTCGTTGAGCAGGAAGTGGAATCCCGGATCCGTGCCAGTGCGCAGGGACTGTTTATGACGATGGTCAACGGCGTCGGGGCGTGGGTCGGTTCCATCCTGAGCGGTATGGCGGTGGATTACTTCTCCGTGGATGGCGTAAAGGACTGGCAAACCATCTGGCTCGTCTTTGCGGCGTATGCCCTGGCGCTGGCGGTGATTTTCGCGCTGTTCTTTAAGTATAAACATGAGCCTGAAAAATTGACGCAGCACTCGCTGGCTCGCTAA
- a CDS encoding LysR family transcriptional regulator, with translation MNYSLRQLRVFVTVAQERSFSRAGEFIGLSQSAVSHSIKELERQTGVKLLNRTTREVVLTEAGQQLAGRLERLLDELHITLREAGRVGTQLAGTVRVAASQTISAHLIPQCIAQSNQRYPAIDFVLHDRPQQWVLESIRQGEVDFGIVIDPGAVSDLQCEAILSEPFLLLCHQSHPLAQQEWVSWQDLLQERLVLQDYASGSRPLIDAALAHFAIEANIVQEIGHPATLFPMVEAGIGISILPALALPLPQGSHLQVKRLTPVVERQLMLARRKNRSLSTAAQALWEVVRTQANALTDLRAQDPLYQI, from the coding sequence ATGAATTATTCACTGCGTCAATTACGTGTGTTTGTCACCGTTGCTCAGGAGCGAAGTTTCAGCCGGGCCGGTGAGTTTATTGGTCTGAGTCAGTCGGCAGTCAGTCACAGTATCAAAGAACTGGAGCGTCAGACAGGGGTGAAGCTCCTGAACCGCACGACGCGTGAAGTCGTGCTGACGGAGGCCGGACAACAACTGGCGGGCCGCCTGGAGCGACTGCTGGATGAACTGCATATCACGCTACGGGAAGCGGGCAGGGTGGGCACGCAACTTGCCGGTACTGTCCGTGTGGCGGCAAGCCAGACTATCTCTGCCCATCTCATTCCGCAGTGCATTGCGCAAAGCAACCAGCGTTATCCGGCGATCGACTTTGTCCTGCACGATCGACCGCAGCAGTGGGTGCTGGAGAGTATCCGCCAGGGGGAAGTGGATTTTGGTATTGTGATTGATCCCGGCGCAGTGAGCGATTTGCAGTGTGAAGCGATACTGTCTGAACCCTTTCTTCTGCTCTGCCATCAGTCGCATCCGCTGGCGCAACAGGAGTGGGTGAGCTGGCAGGATCTCCTGCAGGAACGACTGGTGTTGCAGGATTACGCGTCGGGAAGTCGACCGCTCATTGACGCGGCGCTCGCACACTTTGCGATAGAGGCCAATATTGTGCAGGAGATTGGCCATCCGGCGACGCTGTTTCCGATGGTGGAAGCGGGGATAGGCATTAGCATTTTGCCTGCGCTGGCCCTACCGCTGCCGCAGGGGAGTCATTTGCAGGTGAAGCGCCTGACGCCGGTAGTGGAACGGCAGTTGATGCTGGCGCGTCGCAAGAATCGCTCGCTGTCGACAGCAGCCCAGGCGCTGTGGGAAGTGGTTCGCACCCAGGCGAATGCATTAACGGATTTACGTGCACAGGATCCGCTCTATCAGATATAG
- a CDS encoding FlxA-like family protein: protein MTTINVSTPSVQSSGGGTKAAAGNSVSAQIAQIAEKITQLTQKLKEVSDGSGSAEEKQKQQELIQTQIKMLQAQLAQLQRQQAEEAEQKQEQTQVKAEGVNYPSDDHQIDVYI, encoded by the coding sequence ATGACCACCATCAACGTCTCAACCCCTTCCGTGCAAAGCAGCGGCGGTGGGACAAAAGCCGCCGCCGGTAACAGCGTCTCGGCACAAATCGCGCAAATTGCAGAGAAAATCACCCAACTGACGCAGAAGCTCAAAGAGGTATCAGACGGCAGCGGCAGTGCCGAAGAGAAGCAAAAGCAGCAGGAACTGATACAAACGCAGATCAAAATGTTGCAGGCGCAACTGGCACAGTTACAGCGTCAGCAGGCCGAAGAGGCCGAGCAAAAGCAGGAACAAACGCAGGTCAAAGCCGAAGGCGTAAATTATCCTTCCGATGATCATCAGATTGATGTCTATATCTGA